A portion of the Mauremys reevesii isolate NIE-2019 linkage group 18, ASM1616193v1, whole genome shotgun sequence genome contains these proteins:
- the C18H12orf43 gene encoding protein CUSTOS has protein sequence MAALPGGCGANVSDSESSSSSAEDLERFREAAWDPAGQRSAVLPPEPGSGCFGKDKLLPVQPSLRQKVNDHDKDGNELQTTPEFRAHVAKKLGAMLDSYITVLEDSSGPAQTAMQTADSEDDGFRLFSSSVPGNCGKSKPLLSARRRRPSSSSELDSDQEWQRYQEAAVSAADILKQSAFSVMPPDSSQVHKQECTEHNQKKKKKRKKKARGEHNSEQKTAGCDQISNKTLSSIDGECTRQEGRCTEDTTLPSVVVKKKKKKKIIRKEANDDSAL, from the exons ATGGCCGCGCTCCCGGGTGGCTGTGGCGCGAATGTTTCGGACtcggagagcagcagcagcagcgcggaGGACTTGGAGCGGTTTCGCGAGGCCGCCTGGGACCCGGCTGGGCAGCGGTCGGCGGTGCTTCCGCCGGAGCCCGGCAGCG GTTGCTTTGGGAAGGACAAGTTACTACCAGTTCAGCCAAGTCTCAG ACAGAAGGTGAATGACCATGACAAAGATGGCAACGAATTACAGACCACACCAGAGTTCAGAGCACATGTTGCAAAGAAACTGGGAGCAATGTTAGACAG CTACATCACTGTATTGGAGGATTCATCAGGTCCTGCACAGACTGCCATGCAAACAGCTGACTCTGAAGATGATG GCTTTCGCCTATTCTCTTCATCTGTTCCAGGAAATTGTGGGAAATCCAAACCTCTGCTCTCAGCCAGGAGGCGacgaccttccagttctag TGAGCTGGACAGTGACCAGGAATGGCAGAGATACCAAGAGGCTGCTGTGTCAGCAGCAGATATCTTGAAGCAAAGTGCTTTTTCTGTGATGCCTCCGGATTCCAGCCAGGTTCACAAGCAGGAGTGCACAGAGCACaaccaaaagaagaaaaagaaaaggaagaagaaagcTAGAGGAGAGCATAATAGTGAACAGAAGACAGCAGGATGTGACCAGATCAGCAACAAGACTCTATCATCCATTGATGGAGAGTGCACGAGGCAAGAAGGCAGATGTACAGAGGACACAACATTGCCTAGTGTGGtggtgaagaagaagaagaagaagaagattatCAGAAAAGAAGCGAATGATGATTCCGCTCTATGA